The sequence AATTACGGACTCGCTCAGACAAAGCATGAGAATGTAGGGGAAGGTGCAATAAAGCCAAATCCACACGTATTACGGGAGATCTTGGCTCCTTACGGCGTGCCCTACGCGGAAGTTGCCTACATCGGGGACAGCCTTCACAAGGACATCGCCATGGCTCAGGAAGTGGGAGTCATCGATGTACATGCGCAATACGGCGTATCCCACGAAAAGCCGGCATACGAGCAACTACGCCGCGTTTCACATTGGACGCAGGCTGACATCGAGCGTGAGAAACTTTCTTTGCCCGCAGTTACGCCGATCCCCTCGTTCTCCCTTTCGGAAGGCTTCAATGAACTTCTTGAAATTTTCGACTTCCACTCCGTCGGAGCCATCAGCTAGCCACATTGTCGATGGTTATGTTGACGCATGGAAGAAGACCATCGAGGTTCAGCAGCACTTCAATGACCTGAGTTGGAGAATCAGAGCTCTGTGGTTGACCGCTCTGACGTTCGCATTGGGCGCAACCTTTATCGCTTTCAAAGACGGAAGAAGCGTGGAATTGCTCGGGGTGGGACAGAAGTCGCCCGCGGTCGTGGTACCTATCCTAGGTCTCCTGTTATGGCTAGCCTTCTGGTTTGTTGATCGTCAGTGGTATCACCGGCTCTTGGTTGGAGCGGTAAAGGAAGGACTGAACCTCGAAAAGAAGCTCCGGGATTTAGGTGTGGACGTGGCCCTGACCAAGACAATCGGTGACGAAAGCCCTTGGAACACGTGGCTAGGCAAGATGCACTCGGCGCACAAACTGAACTTCTTCTACGTGCTCGGAGGCTTGCCATTGGTTGTCAGCCTTCTCATCCTTATGCTGCAGCCGTAGTACGAACTAACCGAGGTAAACGTAACGTGCACCTCCATCAGTTACCTCTGGTTCTTAGCGACTGCAAACAGCGACGGAGTGCTCTAGAGTCCTGGAGCCAACTGTCGCCATGGTTGCGAGGAACAGCCCGAAACCAACCGATAGCCCGGCATGAGCTCAAGAAATTACGAGGGGCGTGATTCGCCGAGGTCAGTTTCGTTGTTCGGCATGGTCGTATTGATTGCGTTCCAGGCTAAGTCGCGGGTTGGCTCCCCAGCAGTTTCAGCCCGTCAAACTGACCCACGATCAATGACTACATTGCAGGCAACGCAGCGAGACACTCCTCTGTGCGGCGACTTATCGAAACAAGGGGCCAGGACTCCGAGCACGCCACGCTCAGTGGCAGTGAGTGTTCCTCTCCTTCTGTCGGGGGGCGGCATTTATGGTTATTTCATGACTGATTACATCTATGCCACTACGGGCCAGGCCGTTGGGTTCGTTCGCGGTCGCTATGTTCATGCTTTGAACGGTGCAGCTATAGGACAACTCAACGGAACTCACGTACACCGCCTCACTGGCCAGTACATCGGAGAGCTCTATAAGAGCCAAGTCGTGGACAAACACCTGGGCAATCTTGGAAACATCGGCAATCCAGGAAACCCAGGAAATCCTGGCAACCCGGGGAATCCCGGAAACCGTGGCAACCACGGCTGCCCCTACCCGGATGCCTTTGACAAGCTCCTCTAGCTACCCGCCGGCCCTACTATGGGTGTGCTACGGAACTGAAAGAGGGACGCCGTGAAGTGCTCAGACACGATTTATGGACGCACGAGGGATGAGTGGGAAGAGATTCGCGACGCCGCAGAGCGTTTCCTGATTTCTCTTGCCGAGACCGGTGGCATGACGAACTACAGCAGCTTAAACAGTGCGATTTCAGAGCAGACGGGATATCGCCCATTCGACTATCGGCAGGAGTCCGAGCGTGCAGCCATCGGACGACTGCTCGGGGAAATTTCAATCAAGACCAACGAGCAGCACGGCGTCATGCTCTCGGCTCTTGTCACGCACCAAGGATCAAATGACGAAGGCGCGGGTTTCTACAAGCTGGCGGCGGAACTTGGGAAGATGCCCAACAAGCCAACAAAAGACGAAAAACTCGTGGCATTCGTGCGCCTGACCCAGGAAGTGCACCAACAATACGCTCGCTTACGCTAGCCACGAGCCTCCGGCGCCAAGGGTCGGGGCAGACATTGCTGGATGGGAATCTCCATTCCGATTCCTTCATGCCAGCTTCCTTCAACGGCACCGCCTCAATCCCCCCGGCTTTGCTGTCGCTCCAAACACCGGTCAACACCCCTTTAGGAATTTGACCTAAGACGTCGCCTCGGCTTGGGTCCCCAAACCTCCCTTACCTTTCAGTGGCCACTAGCGCTTTTTGGTGTCGGTACAAAGTCGCCCGGCTCCACCCCACCAGCCCGGCTGCCTCCGCAGCTGTCTTACCCTTGGCCCGGGCATCCCGGACGATGGCAAGCTTGTCGGCTATGACTGCAGGGTCGACAACGGGCCGGCCGAACCTGGTCCCCGATGCCTTAGCAGCGGCGATGCCTGCATTTACTCGTTCTGTGATGAGCTCACGTTCGTACTCAGCCAACGTGGCGAGCATGTTCAGCATCAGCCGGCCACTGGTAGTCGCCGGATCAATACCATCAGAAATTGAACGGAGCTCCACTCCCCTACCCCGCAGCAAATTTACGGTGTTCAGCACATCAATCAGTGACCGGCCCAACCGGTCCACCCGCCACACCACGACAGTGTCCCCCGCCTCGGCATACTCGAGCAGCTTCCTCATTCCAGGCCGTTCGACCGCGGCCCTGCTGCCGGAGGTAACGTCTGAGAATATGTCACGTCGCTGCACACCTGCGGAAATGAGTGAATCCAGCTGCAGCTGCGCGTCTTGGGCCTTGGTGCTGACTCTGGTGTAACCAAGTAATCTCATGCGTCTCATTCTGCCTTGGAAACTCCCTCATTCCGCGCATGTAAGACACTTTTTGATGAGGCGACTTTGCGAGACAAGTGGAACCCTGGATTCAAAGGTGCTTCCCGAGTATTTTCCGGACAGGGGCAGGCGTCTTGGAAACCTTTACCTTTTGTAGACAACGATCTGCGGGCCTACACCGACCTGAAATCCCTCCGAAGGGCGTGAGCCACTTCGCATGCAGAAAGTAACGCCCGGGACACAGATCGCGATGCGGTCCCCCTCTTTTCAAGATACTCAGGTTCAGGCGCCTGACTTCATGTGCAGCCGGACTTCAATTGTCGACATTCGACTCCCGGCCGTGCGGGACCGGCGGTGGCCTACCGGCAATCGAGCATCCTTTGGCCGGCAGTGAACGCTATCGAAGTGATACTAAACAGCTAGCGTTCTCTACTCATAGCTGTCTCGCACCTGCTCAAGTCCAATCCGCAGAGCTCTCAGCGCCATCGGGTGCTTCTTTCGCCCCTCCAGGGTTGCCACCATTGACAGGAGCTCCACAAGATCCAGGTCATTGTCGAATCGGAGCAGCATCGTTTTCGGGCGCTCCTTATCCCGTATATCACTGAGCTCAGGCGTGAAACTTGGTCGAATAGGCGTGATGCGTTGGTCTCTGGCGACCGGAGCTGTCAGAAAAGGTTCAGCTGCGTTGCCAAACGCTTCTATCGCTTCCTCCCGCGCTTTCTCCGAAGCGGAACGTTT comes from Paenarthrobacter sp. A20 and encodes:
- a CDS encoding recombinase family protein, whose amino-acid sequence is MRLLGYTRVSTKAQDAQLQLDSLISAGVQRRDIFSDVTSGSRAAVERPGMRKLLEYAEAGDTVVVWRVDRLGRSLIDVLNTVNLLRGRGVELRSISDGIDPATTSGRLMLNMLATLAEYERELITERVNAGIAAAKASGTRFGRPVVDPAVIADKLAIVRDARAKGKTAAEAAGLVGWSRATLYRHQKALVATER
- a CDS encoding 4-fold beta flower protein, which encodes MTDYIYATTGQAVGFVRGRYVHALNGAAIGQLNGTHVHRLTGQYIGELYKSQVVDKHLGNLGNIGNPGNPGNPGNPGNPGNRGNHGCPYPDAFDKLL